The Chlamydiales bacterium STE3 DNA window CTACAACCGCTTATTGAAGGGTGTAATTGCAAATCGTGAAAAACATAGCTTAGCTCAAAGCCTGCTGTAGTATTATTGGGCAGCTTGGATTTGCCTTTTGTGTGAGCACCATAAACTCCTATAGATAACCCGTGTATGTTAGGGTGAGCCCAACTGATTGAGGCCCTGTAATAATTGTAAGGTCGTTTGAATTCGGCTTTTATATCCACGTCAAAATAGCGAAAAAGTTTTTGATGAAAACCCAAACTCCCGCCAAAACCTTTGGCATAGTTATTTGAATGAAATCTTTTGTAATAGATCACTGCATCATAATTTACATCTAAAGTCAGCCTTGCTAATTCCCCTAATCTAACTGTCGATCCTACTGTAAACCCATAAGCTGAGGAGCCTGCTATCCTTCTTGTGTAAATAAAATTCTTACATTTAACATGTCCTAAATAGCGACTGAGTGTATAGGAATAGTGTCCTGAAAACGTCCCATGGGTTATATAAGGGTGGGAAAAATCCTGTTGAAAAGTTGCTCCTGTAGCAAACTGCCTTACCCACCGATTTGCTTTTCCTAGGGTATACCTGTAACGCAGTCTTTGTTGGAGAAATTCGCCTGAAAGTTTAAAACGCTTTTTCTGATCCAACAACAAGCCCATTGTGCCATTTAGACGAAAATTTCTCCTTCCCCCCTCTCCCAAAATGCTCACGGCACTATTTTCCTTCACTTCTCTTGGAGTGAGCTGAAATTTTATGTTGGGGATAGGATTGTTTTCTGTCCCTCTAAGCATCTGACTACTTTGTTGAGATCCTTGTAATGAATGAGCCAAAAGAAAAAAAAGCAGGATTTTTTTTAGCATTTTTCCTCTAAAGACAAATCCGTCAAGGCAGTATCGAATCTCGAACAAGAGACGCTAAGCTCAAGGAAGAGAGAAAATTTCCCCCTTCCTAAATAATCCTAGTTGGTAAACAGCAATCTAAAGGTCCGACTTGTCTCTCCACAAATCGTTGTTCCAGTAACTGTGACAATATAGTCAACACCTGAAGGTTGTGCGACTCCGTGAATAATACCAGTGGCGGTATCTATCACTGCTTCAGGGGGCAATCCCGTTGCGCTAAACGTGATCGAATTACCACAAGGGTCTGAAAAATATTGAGCCGTACTAAATGTGTAGAGGGTCCCTGGAGTGATTGGCAGAGCCGAATCCGGAATCTGGGTGGAGGTCGGTGGCTGACAAGTAAAGGATATTAAAAAGTCTTGGGAATCAGAGGCACAGCCATTGCTAGCAGTAACTGTAACGTTATATGTTGTCGAATTTTGGGGATTAGCTCCGGAAATGACTCCAGTAGAAGAATTGATAACTGCACCAGGAGGAAGCCCTGTCGCCGAAAAAACTAAAGGATTTGATGCTGAAGAATTAATAAAATAGGGTGAAATATCGTAGTTATATTGCCCCACAACACAAGTTGAAAATTGAGGAATTGGTGTGGAATTCACTTCCGAGCAGAAAATAATCGAGAAGCTTTGGCTCGTACTTCCGAAGCTGTTCTGGGCTGTTACAGTCACAAGATAAGGGCTACTGCTCGCAAACACCGTCCCCGTAATGACCCCTGTAGCAGGATCAATAGAGGATCCAAGTGGCAGATTATCTGCTGAGAAAATAAGAGCTTCTAAAGTTGAGCTAAAATAGGAAGAGACATCGAGGCTGTAGAGCCCTGGGTTAGAAAAATTAGCATCCGGAATAGGAGTGCTTGTAGGGATGTCTACTGGAGGAATTGGGGGAATTGGTGGCGGCACTGGAGGCGTGATCGATGCCCTTCTTTCTTCGCTTATTGCAAAAACTTCAGGCATATAAACAGAGGGTTTTGCCATCCAGCTGGCAAGCTCTTGCCGGCAATAGCGCTTTGACTCACCCTGTGTATCGGAAAATGGAGCAAAAAGATCTAAGAAAACATAATTCAGTTCAAATCCTGCTACAGTATTGTTTGGTAGTCTAGACTTGCCTTTTGTATGAGCGCCATATATTCCAACAGACAAACCCTTAAAGCAAGGATGGCTCCAATTGATTGCTGCTCTATAATAATTATAAGGACGTTTAAATTCAGCTCTTATACTCAAACCAAAATGATCAAAAAGCTGCTGATGAAATCCAAAGCTTCCACCAAAGCCCTCAATGTGCCTGTTGGATTGAAACCTTCGATGGTAAATAACAGCATCGTAGTTAGCATCTAAAGTCAGAGTGGCGTAATTCCATAATCTAAATGTCGAGCCAGCTTCGAAGCCATAAGCAGTTGACCCAGCGATTCTTCTAGTGTAGAGAAAATCACCACAGGCTTCACGGCCCAAATAACGGCTGGGAGCATAAGAACAGTAGCCTGAAAATTCTCCATTGAGAATATAGGGATGGCAAAAATCGTGCTGGAAAGTTGCTCCTGTAGCGAACTGCCTTACCCACCGCTGAACTTTACCCGGCGAATAGCGGTAACGCAGTTTTTGCTGCAAGTACTCACCAGAAATTTTAAAGCGGCTCTTAGAATTGAGCAAGATTCCAAATGTGCCATTGAAGCGGAAATTTCTTCTTCCCCCTTCTCCAAGAAAGCTCACAGCACTCTCTTCGGTAACTTCTCTAGGAATAAGATTAAATTTTACGTTCGGAATTAAGTTATTTTGCGTTCTGCCATAAAAGTGATGGCATTGTTGCCCTTTTAACGGAGATGAAACGGTTAAAAGCAGAAGAAGTAAAAAAAATATTTTGCGCATTTTCCTTCCTAATTGGATGTGAAGTCAATTCTATAAAATAAAAATCAAAAGTCTGTCAACAGCGATTAAAGAAAATAAATAAATTTTACAACTTATTTGTTGTTGCCTATTTTCGACTTGCTTTTCCCTCATAAATTAGATAGAAATAGCTATCAAATCATTTGGAGAAGAAATGCTAAGGATCATCCATTTATTTCTTGTGCAGTGTTTGTTTTTGGTTTCTACTGCTTTTGGACAAGGTACGCCCACAGGGGCCTTTCCAGTAAAAGCTGAGGAGCCACCACCATTTCCATTTCCTGAGGAAGCTTCTCCTCAAATCGACGATGGCCACTTTACCATGCAATTACTCAACATGTTTTTCATGCTAGGATTGTTGATCGGCCT harbors:
- a CDS encoding Uncharacterized protein (Product derived from UniProtKB/Trembl:F8KWK5), whose translation is MRKIFFLLLLLLTVSSPLKGQQCHHFYGRTQNNLIPNVKFNLIPREVTEESAVSFLGEGGRRNFRFNGTFGILLNSKSRFKISGEYLQQKLRYRYSPGKVQRWVRQFATGATFQHDFCHPYILNGEFSGYCSYAPSRYLGREACGDFLYTRRIAGSTAYGFEAGSTFRLWNYATLTLDANYDAVIYHRRFQSNRHIEGFGGSFGFHQQLFDHFGLSIRAEFKRPYNYYRAAINWSHPCFKGLSVGIYGAHTKGKSRLPNNTVAGFELNYVFLDLFAPFSDTQGESKRYCRQELASWMAKPSVYMPEVFAISEERRASITPPVPPPIPPIPPVDIPTSTPIPDANFSNPGLYSLDVSSYFSSTLEALIFSADNLPLGSSIDPATGVITGTVFASSSPYLVTVTAQNSFGSTSQSFSIIFCSEVNSTPIPQFSTCVVGQYNYDISPYFINSSASNPLVFSATGLPPGAVINSSTGVISGANPQNSTTYNVTVTASNGCASDSQDFLISFTCQPPTSTQIPDSALPITPGTLYTFSTAQYFSDPCGNSITFSATGLPPEAVIDTATGIIHGVAQPSGVDYIVTVTGTTICGETSRTFRLLFTN
- a CDS encoding Uncharacterized protein (Product derived from UniProtKB/Trembl:F8KWK5); the encoded protein is MLKKILLFFLLAHSLQGSQQSSQMLRGTENNPIPNIKFQLTPREVKENSAVSILGEGGRRNFRLNGTMGLLLDQKKRFKLSGEFLQQRLRYRYTLGKANRWVRQFATGATFQQDFSHPYITHGTFSGHYSYTLSRYLGHVKCKNFIYTRRIAGSSAYGFTVGSTVRLGELARLTLDVNYDAVIYYKRFHSNNYAKGFGGSLGFHQKLFRYFDVDIKAEFKRPYNYYRASISWAHPNIHGLSIGVYGAHTKGKSKLPNNTTAGFELSYVFHDLQLHPSISGCRAKSLCRPELASWLNQPSVYLPEVLAMGEEKKCRRVRQRSALPSSSQATSIALPSDILSGDGLYTLAIPSISIDASGPFSYDISPYFINPLSANSLVFSATGLPPGSRIDALTGMISGINLRNGESYLVHVVADNGCSSAQQSFTMIFSCSSLTSYQIPDVVIPVSDRVGYAFDTARYFSNECGSAFIFSASGLPPESTISPVSGIISGVSTASDVSYFITVTARAVCGQTSQTFKLCFDH